In Myotis daubentonii chromosome 6, mMyoDau2.1, whole genome shotgun sequence, a genomic segment contains:
- the PGK2 gene encoding phosphoglycerate kinase 2 has protein sequence MSLSKKLTLDKLDVKGKRVVMRVDFNVPMKNNQITNNQRIKASIPSIKFCLDNGAKSVVLMSHLGRPDGVPMPDKYSLEPVAAELKSLLGKDVLFLKDCVGPEVEKACANPATGSVILLENLRFHVEEEGKGQDPSGNKLKAEPQKIEAFRQSLSKLGDVYVNDAFGTAHRAHSSMVGVNLPQKASGFLMKKELEYFAKALENPERPFLAILGGAKVADKIQLIKNMLDKVCHMIIGGGMAYTFLKVLNNMEIGASLFDEEGAKIVQDIMDKAQKNGVTITFPVDFVTADKFEENAQVGKATVASGIPAGWMGLDCGPETNKKFAQVVGEAKLIVWNGPLGVFEWDAFAKGTRALMDEVVKATSRGCITIIGGGDTATCCAKWNTEDKVSHLSTGGGASLELLEGKVLPGVDALSNL, from the coding sequence ATGTCTCTTTCTAAGAAGTTAACTTTGGACAAACTGGATGTGAAAGGCAAACGAGTCGTGATGAGAGTAGACTTCAATGTTCCCATGAAGAACAACCAGATTACCAACAACCAGAGAATCAAGGCTTCAATCCCAAGCATCAAGTTCTGCCTGGATAATGGCGCCAAGTCAGTAGTTCTTATGAGTCACCTAGGTCGACCCGATGGCGTGCCCATGCCTGATAAATACTCCCTGGAGCCTGTTGCTGCTGAGCTGAAATCCTTGCTGGGTAAGGATGTCCTGTTCCTGAAGGACTGTGTGGGCCCAGAAGTGGAGAAAGCCTGTGCAAACCCAGCCACTGGTTCAGTCATCTTGCTGGAGAATTTACGCTTCCATgtggaggaagaagggaagggccAAGATCCTTCGGGAAATAAGCTTAAAGCTGAGCCACAGAAAATAGAAGCCTTCCGTCAATCACTCTCAAAGCTAGGGGATGTTTATGTCAATGATGCCTTTGGCACTGCTCACCGGGCCCACAGTTCCATGGTGGGAGTGAATCTGCCCCAGAAGGCGTCCGGATTCCTGATGAAGAAGGAACTGGAATACTTTGCCAAAGCCTTGGAAAACCCAGAGAGACCCTTTCTGGCTATACTTGGTGGAGCCAAAGTAGCAGACAAGATCCAACTTATTAAAAATATGCTCGACAAGGTCTGTCATATGATTATTGGTGGTGGAATGGCTTATACTTTCCTTAAGGTACTCAACAACATGGAGATTGGTGCTTCCTTGTTTGATGAAGAGGGAGCCAAGATTGTCCAAGATATCATGGACAAAGCCCAGAAGAATGGTGTGACCATCACCTTTCCCGTTGACTTTGTTACTGCTGACAAGTTTGAAGAGAATGCTCAGGTTGGTAAAGCCACTGTAGCATCAGGCATCCCTGCTGGTTGGATGGGTTTGGACTGTGGCCCTGAGACCAACAAGAAGTTTGCTCAAGTTGTGGGCGAAGCCAAGCTAATTGTGTGGAATGGGCCCTTAGGGGTATTTGAATGGGATGCCTTTGCTAAGGGAACCAGAGCCCTCATGGATGAAGTTGTGAAAGCCACTTCCAGGGGCTGTATCACCATTATAGGAGGTGGAGACACCGCCACTTGCTGCGCCAAATGGAACACCGAAGATAAAGTCAGCCACCTGAGCACTGGAGGAGGAGCCAGTCTAGAGCTTCTGGAAGGTAAAGTCCTTCCTGGAGTGGATGCCCTCAGCAACCTGTAG